The Pseudomonas kermanshahensis genome includes a window with the following:
- the mltG gene encoding endolytic transglycosylase MltG encodes MRRKFLLLLEMGLILAGLAFGWSAWKVNSVLEQPLHVTQERLLDVPNGTNPNRMFYRMQNEGLLDDAFWLRLYWRFNMAGTPLHTGEYRLTPGMTVEQLFDAWRRGDVVQYNLTLVEGWTFRQVRSAIAKHEKLKHTLDGLTDAEVMDKLGHTGVFPEGRFFPDTYRFVRGMSDIELLQQAYMRLDEVLAKEWSERTTDLPYRDPYQALIMASLVEKETGIPQERGQIAGVFVRRLRLGMMLQTDPTVIYGMGERYNGKITRADLREPTPYNTYTITGLPPTPIAMVGREAIHAALNPSDGTSLYFVARGDGSHVFSDDLDDHNSAVREFQLKRRADYRSSPAPQAQPGAGEAVEPETPAADQPTAQPEPDEAPVQETAPASDPAPVDAPATAPTPDEQH; translated from the coding sequence GTGAGACGCAAATTCCTGCTGCTGCTGGAAATGGGGTTGATCCTGGCTGGCCTGGCATTCGGTTGGTCAGCCTGGAAGGTCAACTCGGTCCTGGAGCAGCCCTTGCACGTGACGCAGGAGCGCCTGCTCGATGTGCCCAATGGCACCAACCCCAACCGCATGTTCTACCGCATGCAGAACGAGGGGTTGCTCGATGACGCCTTTTGGCTGCGGCTTTACTGGCGCTTCAACATGGCCGGTACGCCCCTGCACACCGGTGAGTACCGCCTGACCCCGGGCATGACGGTCGAGCAGTTGTTCGATGCGTGGCGCCGCGGCGATGTCGTGCAGTACAACCTGACCCTGGTCGAAGGCTGGACCTTCCGCCAGGTACGCTCGGCGATCGCCAAGCACGAAAAGCTCAAGCACACGCTGGACGGCCTGACCGACGCCGAGGTCATGGACAAGCTTGGCCACACCGGGGTGTTCCCTGAAGGCCGCTTCTTCCCGGACACTTACCGCTTCGTGCGTGGCATGAGCGACATCGAATTGTTGCAGCAAGCCTACATGCGCCTGGACGAAGTGCTGGCCAAGGAGTGGTCGGAGCGCACCACTGACCTGCCTTATCGCGACCCCTACCAGGCGCTGATCATGGCCTCGTTGGTGGAGAAGGAAACCGGCATCCCGCAAGAGCGTGGGCAGATTGCCGGCGTGTTCGTGCGGCGCTTGCGCCTGGGCATGATGCTGCAGACCGACCCAACAGTGATCTATGGCATGGGCGAGCGCTACAACGGCAAAATCACCCGCGCCGACCTGCGTGAGCCAACGCCCTATAACACCTACACCATTACCGGCCTGCCGCCGACGCCCATCGCCATGGTCGGCCGCGAGGCGATTCACGCTGCGCTCAATCCGTCCGATGGCACCAGCTTGTATTTCGTCGCTCGCGGCGATGGCAGTCACGTGTTCTCCGACGACCTGGACGATCACAACTCGGCGGTGCGCGAGTTCCAGCTCAAGCGGCGGGCGGATTACCGCTCCAGCCCGGCTCCGCAGGCCCAGCCGGGTGCGGGGGAGGCCGTGGAGCCCGAGACGCCCGCAGCGGACCAGCCGACTGCGCAGCCTGAGCCCGATGAGGCGCCCGTGCAGGAAACCGCCCCGGCCAGCGACCCTGCCCCCGTCGATGCACCGGCCACTGCGCCGACGCCCGACGAACAACATTAA
- the tmk gene encoding dTMP kinase: protein MSGLFITLEGPEGAGKSTNREYLAARLREQGLDVLLTREPGGTPLAEKVRELLLAPSDETMAADTELLLVFAARAQHLAQVIRPALARGAVVLCDRFTDATYAYQGGGRGLSVERIATLEQFVQGDLRPDLTLVFDLPVEVGLARAAARGRLDRFEQEGQAFFEAVRQAYLQRAHREPQRYSLLDAAQPLEAVQRAIDALLPGILERCRG, encoded by the coding sequence GTGAGCGGCTTGTTTATTACTCTGGAAGGCCCCGAAGGCGCGGGCAAAAGTACCAACCGTGAATACCTGGCGGCGCGCCTGCGCGAGCAAGGCTTGGATGTGTTGCTGACCCGCGAGCCGGGCGGTACGCCGCTGGCCGAGAAGGTGCGTGAACTGTTGCTGGCACCCAGCGATGAAACCATGGCGGCCGATACCGAGCTGTTGCTGGTGTTCGCTGCACGCGCCCAGCACCTGGCGCAGGTGATCCGTCCTGCGCTGGCCCGCGGCGCCGTGGTGTTATGTGACCGGTTTACCGATGCCACCTACGCCTATCAGGGTGGTGGTCGCGGGTTATCCGTCGAGCGTATCGCCACCTTGGAGCAATTCGTCCAGGGGGACCTGCGCCCTGACCTGACACTCGTATTCGACCTGCCCGTAGAAGTCGGCCTCGCCCGCGCCGCTGCGCGTGGCCGCCTGGACCGTTTCGAGCAGGAAGGCCAGGCGTTCTTCGAGGCTGTGCGCCAAGCCTACCTGCAGCGTGCCCATCGTGAGCCGCAGCGCTACAGCCTGCTGGACGCCGCGCAACCGCTGGAGGCCGTGCAGCGCGCCATCGATGCGCTGCTGCCCGGGATTCTGGAGCGTTGCCGTGGCTGA
- a CDS encoding aminotransferase class V-fold PLP-dependent enzyme, producing MSMFHDEFDHAPGLRYLNHAAIAPWPRRAAEAVARFARDNVCLGASEYPSWLATERRLRARLARLIHAPSPGDIALVKNTSEGLSLVAFGLDWAAGDQVVISDEEFPSNRVVWEALADRGVQVIEASLAGPDPEATLLTACGPRTRLLAVSAVQFGSGLRLDLARLGEGCRARNVLFCVDAIQQVGALPFDVQRFQCDFAVADGHKWMLGPEGLGMFYCRAALRPQLELNAYGWHMLEHLGDFDQRQWQPAHSARRFECGSPNMLGAHALEASLSLLEEVGISTVAQQLQQRVAQLYEGLASVPGVVLHTPADPDRRAGIVTFSIKGQASVDIYKALMAQRTICALRGGSVRFSPHFYTGEQLIDETVQQVRRLAMH from the coding sequence ATGTCTATGTTTCACGATGAGTTCGACCATGCCCCCGGGCTGCGCTACCTGAACCACGCCGCCATCGCCCCCTGGCCACGGCGGGCTGCCGAGGCAGTGGCCCGCTTCGCCCGCGACAACGTTTGCCTAGGTGCCAGCGAGTACCCATCCTGGCTGGCCACCGAGCGACGTCTGCGCGCGCGGCTGGCGCGGCTTATCCATGCGCCCTCGCCTGGCGATATCGCCTTGGTGAAGAACACCTCCGAAGGGCTGTCGCTGGTCGCCTTTGGGCTGGACTGGGCAGCGGGCGACCAGGTGGTGATCAGCGACGAAGAGTTCCCCTCCAACCGCGTGGTGTGGGAGGCGTTGGCCGACCGTGGCGTGCAGGTGATCGAAGCCAGCCTGGCCGGCCCAGACCCCGAAGCCACCTTGCTGACGGCCTGCGGCCCACGCACCCGGCTATTGGCGGTCAGTGCGGTGCAGTTCGGCAGTGGCCTGCGCCTGGACCTGGCGCGCCTGGGTGAGGGTTGCCGGGCGCGTAATGTACTGTTCTGCGTCGATGCCATTCAGCAGGTAGGCGCCCTGCCCTTCGACGTGCAACGCTTTCAGTGTGATTTTGCCGTGGCCGATGGCCATAAGTGGATGCTCGGCCCTGAGGGGCTGGGGATGTTCTATTGCCGCGCCGCGCTACGCCCGCAACTTGAACTCAATGCCTATGGCTGGCACATGCTGGAACACTTGGGCGACTTCGACCAACGCCAATGGCAGCCCGCTCACAGCGCGCGGCGTTTCGAGTGTGGCAGCCCGAACATGCTCGGCGCCCACGCGCTGGAGGCAAGCCTGTCGCTCCTGGAGGAGGTCGGTATCAGCACGGTCGCGCAGCAATTGCAACAGCGCGTGGCTCAGTTGTATGAAGGCTTGGCATCAGTGCCCGGTGTTGTGCTGCACACCCCGGCTGACCCAGACAGACGAGCGGGCATCGTCACATTCAGTATCAAAGGGCAGGCCAGCGTGGACATCTACAAGGCCTTGATGGCCCAGCGCACAATTTGCGCTTTGCGCGGCGGCAGTGTGCGATTTTCACCGCATTTCTATACCGGTGAGCAACTGATCGACGAAACTGTTCAGCAGGTGCGGCGCCTGGCCATGCACTGA
- a CDS encoding DNA polymerase III subunit delta': MAEAYPWQQAIWQQLAGRSQHAHAYLLHGPQGIGKRALAERLMARLLCQQPQGLDACGSCKSCLLLKAGSHPDNYVLEPEEADKPIKVDQVRELVAFVVQTAQLGGRKVVLIEPVEAMNINASNALLKSLEEPSGDTVLLLVTHQPSRLLPTIKSRCQQVACPQPSLAQSQAWLAHALADSDEAERDELLTLAAGSPLMAVSLQAQGVREQRALVTDGVKKLLKQQQSPSQLAEAWNGVPLLLLFDWFCDWSHLILRYQLTQDEEGLGLADMRKVVQYLAQKSRQANVLQVQAWILEQRQKVLGKANLNRALLLEALLAHWQQLPGAR, translated from the coding sequence GTGGCTGAAGCCTACCCCTGGCAGCAGGCCATCTGGCAGCAGTTGGCCGGTCGCAGCCAGCACGCCCACGCCTACCTGCTGCATGGGCCGCAGGGCATTGGCAAGCGGGCCCTGGCCGAGCGGTTGATGGCGCGCCTGCTGTGTCAGCAGCCGCAGGGCCTGGATGCCTGTGGTAGCTGCAAGTCCTGCCTGCTGCTCAAGGCCGGTAGCCACCCCGACAACTACGTACTGGAGCCCGAAGAGGCCGACAAGCCGATCAAGGTCGACCAGGTGCGTGAGTTGGTGGCTTTCGTGGTGCAGACTGCGCAGTTGGGTGGGCGCAAAGTCGTGTTGATCGAGCCGGTCGAGGCAATGAACATCAACGCTTCCAACGCCCTGCTCAAAAGCCTTGAAGAGCCCTCTGGCGACACCGTTCTGCTGTTGGTCACGCACCAGCCCAGCCGCCTGTTGCCGACCATCAAGAGCCGTTGCCAGCAGGTCGCTTGCCCGCAGCCCAGCCTGGCCCAGAGCCAAGCCTGGCTGGCCCATGCGCTGGCCGACAGCGATGAAGCCGAGCGCGATGAGTTGTTGACCCTGGCCGCTGGTTCGCCATTGATGGCGGTGAGCTTGCAGGCGCAGGGCGTGCGCGAGCAGCGTGCGCTGGTCACCGACGGGGTGAAGAAACTGCTCAAGCAGCAGCAATCGCCCAGTCAGTTGGCAGAGGCTTGGAATGGCGTACCGTTGTTGCTGTTGTTCGACTGGTTCTGCGACTGGTCGCACCTGATCCTGCGCTATCAGTTGACCCAGGACGAAGAAGGGTTAGGCTTGGCCGATATGCGCAAGGTTGTGCAGTACCTGGCGCAAAAAAGCCGCCAGGCCAACGTGCTTCAGGTGCAGGCGTGGATCCTGGAACAGCGCCAGAAGGTGCTGGGCAAGGCTAACCTGAACCGCGCCCTGCTGCTCGAAGCGCTGCTGGCGCACTGGCAGCAGTTGCCAGGCGCCCGCTGA
- the acpP gene encoding acyl carrier protein, giving the protein MSTIEERVKKIVAEQLGVKEEEVTNEKSFVDDLGADSLDTVELVMALEEEFETEIPDEEAEKITTVQAAIDYVNSHKA; this is encoded by the coding sequence ATGAGCACCATCGAAGAACGCGTCAAGAAAATCGTCGCCGAGCAACTGGGCGTCAAGGAAGAGGAAGTGACCAACGAGAAGTCCTTCGTCGATGACCTGGGTGCCGATTCGCTTGACACCGTTGAGCTGGTGATGGCTCTGGAAGAGGAATTCGAGACCGAGATTCCTGACGAAGAAGCCGAGAAGATCACTACCGTTCAAGCCGCTATCGACTACGTCAACAGCCACAAGGCCTAA
- the pabC gene encoding aminodeoxychorismate lyase has translation MHSWVDGQPADAVNLQNRGLAYGDGLFETIAVRGGRPSLLAGHLARLALGCQRLAIDVDLVLVEDELLRYASQLGDGVAKLILTRGDSQRGYAPVAGAAARRILQGSPLPSYPVEHAERGVRLFPCQTRLGEQPLLAGLKHLNRLEQVLARAEWQDSEHAEGLMRDGRGRVVEGVYSNLFLVRDGVLLTADLSRCGVAGVMRAALLQQAQALAIPVQVRDLAFDELQQADEVFVCNSVYGVWPVRGIAALNWSPGPLTRKLQAVARTLLDT, from the coding sequence ATGCACAGCTGGGTCGACGGCCAGCCGGCGGATGCAGTCAACTTGCAAAACCGCGGCCTGGCATACGGCGATGGTCTGTTCGAGACCATCGCCGTGCGCGGTGGCCGGCCCAGTTTGCTGGCGGGTCACCTCGCACGCTTGGCGCTGGGTTGCCAGCGCCTGGCAATCGACGTTGACCTGGTGTTGGTTGAAGACGAGCTTCTGCGTTACGCCAGCCAGCTCGGTGATGGCGTCGCCAAACTCATCCTGACCCGTGGCGACAGCCAGCGCGGCTATGCCCCGGTTGCCGGTGCCGCGGCACGGCGCATCCTTCAGGGCAGCCCACTGCCCAGCTATCCTGTCGAGCATGCCGAGCGTGGCGTGCGTTTGTTCCCGTGCCAGACCCGGCTTGGGGAACAACCGCTGCTGGCCGGGCTCAAACACCTCAATCGCCTGGAGCAGGTGCTGGCGCGTGCCGAATGGCAGGACAGCGAGCATGCCGAAGGCCTCATGCGAGATGGGCGGGGCAGGGTGGTCGAAGGGGTGTATAGCAATCTTTTCCTGGTGCGTGACGGCGTGCTACTGACCGCAGACCTCAGCCGATGCGGCGTCGCGGGAGTAATGCGTGCCGCGTTGTTGCAGCAGGCCCAGGCGCTGGCCATTCCCGTCCAGGTTCGTGACCTGGCATTCGATGAACTGCAGCAGGCGGATGAAGTATTCGTTTGCAACAGTGTCTATGGGGTCTGGCCTGTGCGGGGAATTGCCGCGCTGAACTGGTCGCCAGGCCCACTCACCCGTAAACTGCAGGCCGTTGCCCGTACGTTACTGGATACCTGA
- the fabD gene encoding ACP S-malonyltransferase, translated as MSASLAFVFPGQGSQSLGMLKELGAEKPVIVETFKEASEALGYDLWKLVQEGPEEQLNQTDKTQPAILTASIALWRLWLEEGGAQPAFVSGHSLGEYSALVAAGSLSLKDAVKLVKRRGELMQEAVPAGHGAMAAILGLDDAVVVDICAKAAEDEVVSAVNFNSPGQVVIAGNTAAVDRAMALCKEAGAKRALPLAVSVPSHCALMKPAAERFAESVNAIEWKAPQIPVVQNVTAAIAADLDALKHDLLAQLYQPVRWVECVQTLAANGAVNLVECGPGKVLAGLNKRCADGVTTYNLNTPDAVAATRAALA; from the coding sequence ATGTCTGCATCCCTCGCATTCGTCTTTCCCGGTCAAGGTTCCCAGTCGCTCGGCATGCTCAAGGAATTGGGCGCCGAAAAGCCGGTGATCGTTGAGACCTTCAAGGAGGCCTCCGAGGCTCTGGGCTATGACCTGTGGAAGCTGGTCCAGGAAGGCCCGGAAGAACAACTCAACCAAACCGACAAGACCCAGCCGGCCATCCTCACTGCCTCGATCGCCCTGTGGCGCCTGTGGTTGGAAGAGGGCGGCGCGCAGCCGGCGTTCGTTTCCGGCCACAGCTTGGGTGAATACAGCGCCTTGGTTGCCGCTGGCAGCCTGTCGCTCAAAGATGCAGTGAAGCTGGTCAAGCGCCGTGGCGAACTGATGCAGGAGGCCGTGCCTGCCGGTCACGGCGCCATGGCCGCGATTCTCGGCCTGGACGACGCCGTAGTGGTCGATATCTGTGCCAAGGCCGCCGAAGATGAAGTGGTCAGCGCGGTGAACTTCAACTCGCCAGGCCAGGTCGTGATCGCGGGTAACACGGCTGCCGTGGACCGTGCCATGGCGCTGTGCAAAGAGGCCGGTGCCAAGCGCGCCCTGCCGCTGGCGGTCAGCGTGCCGTCGCACTGCGCCTTGATGAAGCCGGCTGCCGAGCGTTTTGCCGAATCGGTCAACGCCATCGAATGGAAGGCCCCGCAGATCCCGGTGGTGCAGAACGTCACCGCCGCTATCGCCGCCGACCTCGATGCGCTCAAGCATGACCTGCTGGCACAGCTTTACCAGCCCGTGCGCTGGGTCGAGTGCGTGCAGACCCTGGCCGCCAATGGCGCGGTCAACCTGGTCGAGTGCGGCCCGGGCAAAGTCCTCGCCGGCCTCAACAAGCGTTGCGCCGACGGTGTCACCACCTACAACCTCAATACCCCTGACGCCGTCGCCGCCACCCGTGCGGCGCTGGCCTGA
- the fabG gene encoding 3-oxoacyl-ACP reductase FabG gives MSLQGKVALVTGASRGIGQAIALELGRQGATVIGTATSASGAERIAATLKEHGIAGTGMELNVTSAESVEAVLGAISAQFGAPTILVNNAGITRDNLMLRMKDDEWFDVIDTNLNSLYRLSKGVLRGMTKARWGRIISIGSVVGAMGNAGQANYAAAKAGLEGFSRALAREVGSRGITVNSVTPGFIDTDMTRELPEAQREALQTQIPLGRLGQAEEIAKVVSFLASDGAAYVTGATVPVNGGMYM, from the coding sequence ATGAGCCTGCAAGGTAAAGTTGCACTGGTCACCGGCGCTAGCCGTGGCATCGGCCAGGCCATTGCCCTCGAACTGGGCCGCCAGGGCGCGACCGTGATCGGCACCGCCACGTCGGCTTCCGGCGCCGAGCGCATTGCCGCCACCCTCAAAGAGCACGGCATCGCCGGCACCGGCATGGAGCTGAATGTGACCAGCGCCGAGTCCGTGGAAGCGGTGCTGGGTGCCATCAGCGCACAGTTCGGTGCGCCGACCATCCTGGTCAACAACGCCGGCATCACCCGCGACAACCTCATGCTGCGCATGAAGGACGACGAGTGGTTCGATGTGATCGACACCAACCTGAACAGCCTCTACCGTCTGTCCAAGGGCGTGCTGCGCGGCATGACCAAGGCGCGTTGGGGTCGTATCATCAGCATCGGCTCGGTTGTCGGTGCCATGGGCAACGCCGGCCAGGCCAACTACGCGGCGGCCAAGGCCGGCCTCGAAGGCTTCAGCCGCGCCCTGGCGCGTGAAGTGGGCTCGCGTGGTATCACCGTCAACTCGGTGACCCCGGGCTTCATCGACACCGACATGACTCGCGAGCTGCCAGAAGCGCAGCGCGAAGCCCTGCAGACCCAGATTCCGCTGGGCCGCCTGGGCCAGGCCGAGGAAATCGCCAAGGTGGTTTCCTTCCTGGCCTCCGACGGCGCAGCCTATGTGACCGGCGCTACGGTGCCGGTCAACGGCGGGATGTACATGTAA
- a CDS encoding GTP 3',8-cyclase MoaA, with the protein MIVDRQGRRFRNLRVSLTAACNYACTYCVPNGKRLVAAQDELSAQALARGVAYLIEAAGIERLRITGGEPLVSPRLDGFLAAIAKLPLDDISLTTNGQLLARKLPALHAAGIRRLNVSLDTLDPLAFRRIARGGDLASVLAGMQRASEQGMRIKVNMVPMRGQNLDQVLPLLDYCLERGFELRFIELMRMGHLASDRNAFLQQFVGLDQVLGLIGTEHAFEQVDVPVDATALRYQIPGKGHFGVIANESVPFCRGCSRLRLSSTGWLHGCLSSSNRHFVGDLLEKPRHQALPALQRLLVKALADKQDVAFSGGVTVMKVIGG; encoded by the coding sequence ATGATCGTCGATCGTCAAGGCAGGCGTTTTCGCAACCTGCGTGTCAGCCTGACGGCTGCCTGTAACTACGCGTGCACTTACTGCGTGCCCAATGGCAAACGCCTGGTGGCGGCGCAGGACGAGCTGTCGGCGCAAGCCCTGGCGCGGGGCGTTGCTTACCTCATCGAGGCCGCGGGTATCGAGCGTTTACGCATTACTGGTGGCGAGCCGCTGGTCAGCCCCCGGCTGGATGGCTTTCTGGCTGCCATTGCCAAACTCCCCCTCGACGATATCTCGCTGACCACCAATGGCCAGTTGCTCGCGCGCAAGCTGCCAGCGCTTCATGCCGCCGGCATCCGCCGTTTGAATGTGTCCCTCGATACCCTCGACCCGCTAGCGTTTCGCCGCATCGCCCGTGGTGGCGACCTGGCCAGTGTGCTGGCAGGCATGCAGCGCGCCAGCGAGCAGGGCATGCGCATCAAAGTGAACATGGTGCCGATGCGTGGGCAAAACCTCGACCAGGTGTTGCCGCTGCTGGATTACTGCCTCGAGCGGGGTTTCGAGCTGCGCTTCATCGAGCTCATGCGCATGGGCCACTTGGCCAGTGATCGCAACGCATTTTTGCAGCAATTCGTGGGCCTCGACCAGGTGCTCGGGCTGATTGGTACCGAGCATGCCTTCGAGCAGGTCGACGTGCCGGTGGATGCTACGGCCCTGCGTTACCAGATCCCGGGTAAAGGCCATTTCGGCGTAATTGCCAACGAGAGCGTGCCGTTTTGCCGCGGTTGCTCGCGGCTACGTTTGTCATCGACGGGTTGGCTGCATGGCTGCCTGTCGTCGAGCAACCGCCACTTTGTCGGCGATCTGCTGGAAAAGCCGCGTCATCAAGCGCTCCCTGCCTTGCAGCGGCTGCTGGTCAAAGCCCTGGCAGACAAGCAGGATGTGGCGTTTTCCGGGGGTGTTACGGTGATGAAGGTAATCGGCGGCTGA
- a CDS encoding TetR/AcrR family transcriptional regulator, which translates to MQKEPRKVREFRRREQEILDTALKLFLEQGEDSVTVEMIADAVGIGKGTIYKHFKSKAEIYLRLMLDYERDLNELLHSADVDRDKEALSRAYFEFRMRDPQRYRLFDRLEEKVVKGNQVPEMVEQLHSIRASNFDRLTQLIKGRISEGKLEDVPPYFHYCAAWALVHGAVALYHSPFWSNVLEDQEGFFQFLMDIGVRMGNKRKRDPEPTH; encoded by the coding sequence ATGCAGAAAGAACCTCGTAAGGTCCGTGAGTTTCGCCGTCGCGAACAGGAAATCCTCGATACCGCGCTCAAGCTGTTTCTCGAACAGGGTGAAGACAGTGTCACCGTCGAGATGATCGCTGACGCGGTAGGTATCGGCAAAGGCACGATCTACAAGCACTTCAAGTCCAAGGCGGAGATCTACCTGCGCCTGATGCTCGACTACGAGCGTGATTTGAACGAGCTGTTGCACTCGGCCGACGTCGACCGTGACAAGGAAGCCCTGTCGCGCGCCTACTTCGAGTTCCGCATGCGCGACCCGCAGCGCTATCGCCTGTTCGACCGCCTGGAAGAAAAGGTGGTCAAGGGTAATCAGGTGCCGGAGATGGTCGAGCAGTTGCACAGCATCCGCGCCTCCAACTTCGATCGCCTCACCCAGTTGATCAAGGGCCGTATCAGCGAAGGCAAGCTCGAAGACGTACCGCCGTACTTCCACTACTGCGCGGCCTGGGCGTTGGTGCATGGCGCCGTGGCGCTGTACCACTCGCCGTTCTGGAGCAATGTGCTTGAAGATCAGGAAGGTTTCTTCCAGTTCCTCATGGACATCGGCGTACGCATGGGCAACAAGCGCAAACGCGACCCGGAACCCACCCACTGA
- the fabF gene encoding beta-ketoacyl-ACP synthase II — translation MSRRRVVVTGMGMLSPLGTDVPSTWQGILAGRSGIGPIEHTDLSAYSTRFGGSVKGFEVEQYLSAKEARKLDLFIQYGLAAGFQAVRNAGLEVNDSNRERIGVAMGSGIGGLTNIEETSRTLHEQGPRRISPFFVPGSIINMISGFLSIHLGLQGPNYAIATACTTGTHCIGMAARNIAYGEADVMIAGGAEMAACGLGMGGFGASRALSTRNDEPSRASRPWDKGRDGFVLSDGAGALVLEELEHAKARGATIYAELVGFGMSGDAYHMTSPPDTGEGAARCMANALRDAGIQPEEVSYINAHGTSTPAGDIAEVAAIKRVFGEHAYKLAVSSTKSMTGHLLGAAGAVEAIFSVLAINSQMAPPTINLDEPDEGCDLDFVPHQARSMPIDVVLSNSFGFGGTNGSLVFRRFAG, via the coding sequence GTGTCGCGTAGACGCGTCGTGGTCACCGGTATGGGTATGCTGTCGCCACTGGGTACCGATGTACCGAGCACCTGGCAGGGCATTCTGGCTGGCCGCAGTGGCATCGGTCCGATCGAACATACGGATCTGTCTGCCTACTCCACCCGTTTCGGCGGCTCGGTGAAAGGCTTTGAGGTCGAACAGTACCTGTCGGCCAAAGAGGCCCGCAAACTTGACCTGTTCATCCAGTACGGCCTGGCGGCCGGGTTCCAGGCCGTGCGTAATGCGGGCCTGGAGGTCAACGACAGCAACCGTGAACGCATTGGCGTGGCCATGGGTTCGGGTATTGGTGGCCTGACCAACATCGAAGAAACCAGCCGGACCCTGCACGAGCAGGGCCCGCGGCGTATTTCGCCGTTCTTCGTGCCGGGTTCGATCATCAACATGATCTCCGGTTTCCTGTCTATCCACTTGGGGTTGCAGGGCCCGAACTACGCCATTGCCACCGCCTGCACCACGGGCACCCACTGCATCGGCATGGCGGCGCGCAACATCGCCTACGGCGAAGCTGACGTGATGATCGCCGGTGGCGCCGAAATGGCCGCCTGCGGCCTGGGCATGGGCGGCTTCGGCGCATCGCGTGCGCTGTCGACCCGCAACGATGAGCCAAGCCGTGCCAGCCGTCCTTGGGACAAAGGCCGTGATGGTTTCGTGCTGTCTGACGGTGCCGGTGCCCTGGTGCTGGAAGAACTCGAGCACGCCAAGGCCCGTGGCGCGACCATTTATGCCGAGCTGGTTGGTTTCGGCATGAGCGGCGACGCTTACCACATGACCTCGCCACCCGATACCGGCGAAGGCGCTGCCCGTTGCATGGCCAATGCCCTGCGCGATGCGGGTATCCAGCCTGAAGAGGTCAGCTACATCAACGCCCACGGCACTTCGACCCCGGCCGGCGATATCGCCGAAGTGGCGGCGATCAAGCGTGTGTTCGGTGAGCATGCCTACAAGCTCGCGGTCAGCTCGACCAAGTCGATGACTGGCCACCTGCTGGGTGCTGCTGGCGCGGTGGAAGCGATCTTCAGCGTGCTGGCGATCAACAGCCAGATGGCGCCGCCGACCATCAACCTGGACGAGCCGGACGAAGGGTGTGACCTGGACTTCGTGCCACACCAGGCGCGCAGCATGCCGATCGATGTGGTGCTGTCCAACTCGTTCGGCTTTGGTGGCACCAACGGCTCGCTGGTGTTCCGCCGGTTCGCCGGTTGA
- a CDS encoding TatD family hydrolase produces MLVDSHCHLDRLDLSAHQGSLDAALQAARERGVRHFLCIGVSAENAGAVKALSEQYADVDCSVGVHPLDLAPGETPALEWLLRELAHPHVVAIGETGLDYHYEPEAAELQQASFRLHLEASCQTGKPVIVHTRAARADTLALLREANLPQAGVLHCFTEDWDMAKAALDLGYYISLSGIVTFRNADALREVARQVPVDRLLVETDSPYLAPIPHRGKPNLPQYVREVAEYVASLRGASYEQLAEQTTANFKRLFPLARVAG; encoded by the coding sequence ATGCTCGTAGATTCCCATTGCCACCTTGACCGTCTTGACCTGAGCGCCCACCAGGGCTCCCTCGATGCCGCCCTGCAAGCCGCGCGTGAGCGCGGGGTGAGGCACTTCCTGTGCATTGGCGTCAGCGCCGAGAACGCTGGTGCGGTCAAAGCGCTGAGTGAGCAGTACGCCGATGTCGATTGTTCGGTGGGGGTGCACCCGCTCGACCTGGCACCGGGCGAAACCCCGGCGTTGGAGTGGCTATTGCGTGAGTTGGCGCATCCGCATGTGGTGGCGATCGGTGAAACCGGCCTGGACTACCACTACGAGCCGGAAGCCGCCGAGTTGCAGCAGGCATCGTTTCGCCTGCACCTGGAGGCCTCGTGCCAGACCGGCAAGCCGGTGATCGTGCATACCCGTGCTGCGCGGGCCGACACCCTGGCGCTGCTGCGCGAGGCGAACCTGCCCCAAGCCGGTGTGCTGCACTGCTTCACCGAAGACTGGGACATGGCCAAGGCGGCGCTGGACCTGGGCTATTACATCTCGTTGTCGGGCATCGTCACCTTCCGCAATGCCGATGCCTTGCGTGAGGTGGCGCGCCAAGTGCCTGTCGACCGCCTGCTGGTGGAGACCGATTCGCCATACCTGGCACCGATACCGCACCGGGGCAAGCCTAACCTGCCGCAGTATGTGCGTGAGGTGGCCGAATACGTCGCCTCGTTGCGAGGGGCCAGCTATGAGCAGTTGGCGGAGCAGACCACCGCCAACTTCAAGCGGTTGTTCCCGCTGGCTCGCGTGGCCGGGTAG